Proteins from a genomic interval of Hoplias malabaricus isolate fHopMal1 chromosome 13, fHopMal1.hap1, whole genome shotgun sequence:
- the LOC136665203 gene encoding immunoglobulin lambda-1 light chain-like, translating to MLPALCTLFTALSCVSGVTVVTQKPPVLTATKGEKTTLHCNLGTVTDSGVHWYKQVPGEAPQYVLYSMHDNSAPSYGSGFSSPKFTTHSSKSDYTLVIDKVEVGDSAVYYCSTMDYSVSEWVLHTVVFGQGTKLFVTDASAPAPVLTLFPPSSEELKSNKATLVCVVSDMPTGFADVSWLVDSKAVSSGVTTGSAEQQTNKKFRLSSFLTIERSEWEKDKDVTCQVSSASKTASKKLKKSECIV from the exons atgctgccagcactctgcactctcttcactgctctctcat gtgtcagtggtgtgactgtgGTGACCCAGAAGCCCCCTGTTCTCACAGCCACTAAAGGAGAGAAGACCACTCTGCACTGTAACCTGGGGACTGTTACTGACAGTGGAGTACATTGGTATAAGCAAGTTCCAGGAGAAGCTCCACagtatgttttgtattctaTGCACGACAATAGTGCACCCTCATATGGATCTGGCTTTTCGTCTCCTAAATTCACAACACACTCATCCAAATCAGATTACACCTTGGTCATTGATAAAGTGGAGGtaggagactctgcagtgtattactgtagCACAATGGACTACTCTGTTAGTGAGTGGGTATTACA cactgtGGTATTCGGACAAGGAACAAAGCTGTTCGTCACCG ACGCTTCTGCCCCGGCTCCTGTTCTGACCCTCTTCCCTCCGTCCAGTGAAGAGCTGAAGTCTAACAAAGCCACTctagtgtgtgtggtcagtgatatGCCCACTGGGTTTGCTGATGTGAGCTGGCTGGTGGACAGTAAAGCGGTCAGCAGTGGAGTGACCACTGGCTCTGCAGAGCAGCAAACCAATAAGAAATTCAGACTGAGCAGCTTTTTGACCATTGAGAGGTCAGAGTGGGAGAAAGATAAAGACGTAACGTGTCAAGTGTCTTCTGCCTCAAAAACCGCCAGTAAAAAGTTGAAGAAGTCTGAATGTATCGTCTGA